The region CCGGGTTGCAAACCCTACTTTTTATGGCAAGTCACCGTTCGCAGAGCGGCGAGAGCGGGGGGTATACTCTCAGAACAACTACAAGAACGTCAATGAAAGATATAGATTTTGGAGGTACTGAATTTTCTGTAAATAAAAATCTATCAAAAGAAGACTTACAAAGAGTTCGCCAATGGGCAGAAGAAATTTACAACAAAGTACATAACAACGAAAGTCCTCAAATATAAGGTTTTTCTGTCACTTCTAATCCTCATAAATCCCACCTCTACTGCCAACGTTTACGATTTCAATAATCAAGGCATTGGCAAAGATATCGTAAAGAATTCTGTATGTTCCTACACGTATGCGGTAGCCATTTCTGCCCGTAAGTTTTTTATAGCCATGAGGGCGAGGATTTTCAGCAAGTTCGTCTATTGCTTCCATGATAGCGGTATAATAAGGATCGTTGATTTTGGCAAGAGCTTTAATTGCTTTCTTCTT is a window of Bacteroidota bacterium DNA encoding:
- a CDS encoding type II toxin-antitoxin system RelE/ParE family toxin, whose amino-acid sequence is MYELQYKKKAIKALAKINDPYYTAIMEAIDELAENPRPHGYKKLTGRNGYRIRVGTYRILYDIFANALIIEIVNVGSRGGIYED